One window of Alphaproteobacteria bacterium genomic DNA carries:
- a CDS encoding enolase C-terminal domain-like protein has translation MPLETLTFEKLVARPVVLTLERPPVLRIATIDQWPLILIDLHTREGVTGRAYLEPYVAKSMRYLVPALEDMSEMLTGQKVAPFELYQAARKSLHFVGYGGLAMIAASGLDMAAWDALARAAEVPLCTLLGSSPHPVRAYNSNGLWLKAPEAVAAEALKLRDEGGFAGLKLRLGRERIADDDATLAAVRNAVGEDMRLMVDFNQGLDMAEAIERCHHLDDAGLAWLEEPVLYENYGGYAKLAAGLKTPLQIGENFYGPRDMAVALEMKACDLVMPDFMRIGGVTGWLQAAGIAAGAGIPMSTHLYPEVGAHVMRVTETAHWLEWQSWVNPLLQEPYPIINSELHIPNRPGLGLEWNEDIVRANLYEG, from the coding sequence ATGCCCCTCGAGACCCTGACTTTTGAGAAATTGGTGGCGCGTCCAGTGGTACTGACACTGGAACGCCCGCCGGTATTACGCATCGCTACCATCGACCAGTGGCCACTGATCCTGATCGACCTCCACACCCGCGAAGGCGTGACCGGACGTGCCTATCTCGAGCCCTATGTGGCCAAGTCTATGCGCTATCTGGTGCCAGCGCTGGAGGATATGAGCGAGATGCTGACAGGGCAAAAGGTGGCACCGTTCGAACTCTACCAGGCGGCCCGCAAGTCGCTCCATTTCGTGGGTTATGGCGGGCTCGCCATGATCGCCGCCTCGGGCCTCGACATGGCAGCCTGGGATGCCCTGGCGCGGGCCGCGGAGGTGCCGCTCTGCACCCTGCTCGGCAGCTCGCCGCACCCAGTGCGCGCCTATAACAGCAACGGCCTCTGGCTCAAGGCGCCGGAAGCCGTGGCTGCGGAAGCGTTGAAACTGCGCGACGAGGGCGGCTTCGCAGGCCTTAAATTACGCCTCGGGCGAGAGCGCATTGCAGACGACGACGCTACCCTCGCGGCGGTACGCAACGCGGTCGGCGAGGATATGCGACTGATGGTCGACTTTAACCAAGGCCTAGACATGGCCGAAGCAATCGAGCGATGCCATCACCTAGACGATGCCGGGTTGGCCTGGCTCGAAGAGCCCGTGCTCTACGAAAACTATGGCGGCTATGCCAAGCTCGCCGCCGGTCTCAAGACTCCGCTGCAAATCGGTGAAAATTTTTACGGACCGCGCGATATGGCCGTGGCGCTCGAGATGAAGGCCTGCGACCTCGTGATGCCCGACTTCATGCGCATCGGCGGCGTCACCGGCTGGCTGCAGGCGGCGGGCATCGCGGCCGGGGCCGGCATCCCTATGTCGACACATCTTTACCCGGAGGTCGGAGCCCATGTCATGCGCGTGACAGAGACTGCCCATTGGCTGGAGTGGCAGAGTTGGGTAAACCCTCTTCTGCAGGAGCCGTACCCCATTATAAATAGTGAGCTACATATTCCTAACCGCCCAGGCCTAGGCCTCGAATGGAACGAAGACATAGTGCGCGCTAACCTTTACGAAGGATAA
- a CDS encoding molybdopterin-binding protein, producing MPNDIVPQPTACALIIGNEILSGRTADVNLGHIAGRLTESGIRLAEARVISDIEKEIVAAVNACRVRYDYIFTTGGIGPTHDDITAECIAKAFGVELEQNPAALAILEEQYRERNIELNDARKRMANMPAGSELVQNKISGVPGFRTGNVFVLAGVPQIMQAMLEAALETVSGGTPTRSCTVVAYLSEGALAGPLRALQGDYPDIDMGSYPFYRVGRFGSNLVLRGADIASLEEAAGRLMTVIDELGGEPVLEK from the coding sequence ATGCCAAACGATATCGTCCCCCAGCCCACAGCGTGCGCGCTTATCATCGGCAATGAGATTCTGTCGGGGCGCACGGCGGATGTGAACCTCGGGCATATTGCGGGTCGGCTCACCGAGTCCGGTATCAGGCTTGCCGAGGCGCGCGTGATTTCCGACATCGAGAAGGAGATCGTGGCAGCCGTGAATGCCTGTCGCGTGCGCTATGACTACATTTTTACGACCGGCGGCATCGGGCCAACCCACGACGACATCACCGCTGAATGCATCGCCAAGGCCTTCGGCGTCGAATTAGAGCAAAACCCGGCGGCGCTGGCGATCCTCGAAGAGCAGTATCGCGAGCGCAACATTGAGCTTAACGATGCTCGCAAGCGCATGGCTAACATGCCCGCGGGCTCCGAACTGGTGCAGAATAAGATTTCCGGCGTGCCGGGCTTCCGCACCGGCAATGTCTTCGTGCTTGCCGGTGTGCCGCAAATCATGCAGGCGATGCTCGAAGCGGCGCTGGAGACGGTCAGTGGCGGCACGCCGACTCGCTCGTGCACCGTCGTCGCCTACCTTTCCGAAGGTGCGCTTGCCGGGCCGCTCAGGGCCCTGCAGGGCGACTATCCGGATATCGACATGGGCAGTTATCCTTTCTACCGCGTCGGCCGCTTCGGCTCAAACCTGGTGTTGCGCGGCGCTGACATCGCCAGCCTCGAGGAGGCGGCGGGCCGACTGATGACGGTTATCGATGAGCTCGGCGGCGAGCCGGTCCTCGAAAAATAG
- a CDS encoding pentapeptide repeat-containing protein: MNVNWSNRDLSKFNFRVANLSITELSGAHLISADLNNIHLCAVTLPNGKKKHRYC, from the coding sequence GTGAACGTCAACTGGTCAAACCGTGATCTCTCGAAGTTCAATTTCCGCGTTGCCAACCTGTCCATCACCGAGCTGTCAGGCGCACACCTTATCAGCGCCGACCTGAATAACATCCACCTCTGCGCCGTTACCCTGCCAAACGGAAAGAAAAAGCACAGATACTGTTAA
- the sfsA gene encoding DNA/RNA nuclease SfsA has product MRFSDPLVRATLIKRYKRFLADMRLDDGSEITAHCANPGSMTGLAEPGLEAWLSPARNPQRKLRWSWELARINGRLVGINTALPNTIVAEAIAAGAIPELAGYGTLRREVRYGKNSRIDILLEDAARPACYVEVKNVHLKRDGPAEFPDAVTKRGAKHLEELGDMIEAGHRAVMIYLVQREDCDSFAVAGDIDPAYEAAFARAITRGVESLCYDCRLNTEAIVANRPLPLKLPNRNETG; this is encoded by the coding sequence ATGCGATTCTCCGATCCCCTCGTGCGCGCCACGCTGATTAAGCGTTACAAGCGCTTTCTGGCCGATATGCGTTTGGACGACGGCAGCGAGATTACCGCCCATTGCGCCAATCCAGGCAGCATGACGGGCCTCGCTGAGCCGGGGCTCGAGGCTTGGCTATCACCGGCTCGCAATCCCCAGCGCAAGCTGCGTTGGTCGTGGGAGCTGGCGCGGATCAATGGCCGCCTGGTAGGCATCAACACGGCCTTGCCGAACACTATCGTCGCCGAGGCCATCGCTGCCGGTGCCATCCCTGAACTTGCTGGCTACGGGACGCTGCGGCGCGAGGTGCGTTACGGCAAGAATTCCCGTATCGACATCCTGCTTGAGGACGCCGCCCGCCCCGCCTGCTATGTCGAGGTCAAGAACGTCCACCTTAAACGCGACGGTCCGGCCGAGTTCCCCGATGCCGTGACCAAGCGCGGCGCCAAACATTTGGAAGAGCTTGGCGATATGATCGAGGCTGGTCATCGTGCGGTGATGATCTATCTCGTACAACGTGAGGACTGCGACAGCTTTGCCGTGGCCGGCGATATCGATCCGGCTTACGAAGCCGCATTTGCACGCGCCATCACACGGGGCGTGGAGTCGCTGTGCTATGATTGCCGCCTCAACACTGAGGCGATCGTCGCCAACCGCCCTCTTCCGCTGAAGCTGCCCAACAGAAACGAGACCGGATAG
- the gph gene encoding phosphoglycolate phosphatase (PGP is an essential enzyme in the glycolate salvage pathway in higher organisms (photorespiration in plants). Phosphoglycolate results from the oxidase activity of RubisCO in the Calvin cycle when concentrations of carbon dioxide are low relative to oxygen. This enzyme is a member of the Haloacid Dehalogenase (HAD) superfamily of aspartate-nucleophile hydrolase enzymes (PF00702).), with the protein MHKTATIVFDLDGTLIDSAPDLTEALNRVLHGQGLPPVTTAAVRHMVGDGAVKMIERGFAAAGRPWNDGLPLTLRDSFLAHYEDCMTDNTVTFDGVTAALEALSDAGFRLAICTNKPAAMSEVILARLGLNRFFASVLGGDSLAVRKPNPAHLLEAIGRAGGTHDAAVMVGDSKTDVRAARNARVPVVAVSFGYTRIAPAELGADALIDHFDELLPALSEMLVP; encoded by the coding sequence ATGCACAAGACCGCCACCATTGTCTTCGATCTAGACGGCACCCTGATTGACAGCGCTCCGGACCTGACGGAAGCGCTCAACCGTGTGCTCCACGGGCAGGGTCTGCCGCCCGTAACCACGGCTGCGGTGCGCCACATGGTAGGCGATGGCGCGGTAAAGATGATCGAGCGCGGCTTCGCTGCTGCTGGACGGCCCTGGAACGACGGCCTGCCGTTGACGCTACGCGATTCGTTTCTCGCTCACTACGAAGACTGCATGACTGACAACACGGTGACCTTCGACGGCGTCACCGCAGCATTGGAAGCGCTCAGTGATGCGGGTTTTCGGCTGGCCATTTGCACCAACAAGCCCGCAGCGATGAGCGAAGTAATACTTGCCCGGCTCGGGCTTAACCGATTTTTTGCCAGTGTGCTCGGCGGCGACAGCCTGGCAGTGCGCAAGCCGAATCCGGCTCATCTGCTTGAGGCGATCGGCCGCGCCGGCGGCACCCATGATGCCGCTGTCATGGTGGGCGATAGCAAGACGGATGTCAGGGCCGCACGCAACGCCCGCGTACCCGTAGTAGCGGTGAGTTTCGGTTATACGCGGATCGCCCCTGCCGAGCTTGGCGCGGACGCCCTGATCGACCATTTTGATGAGCTACTGCCCGCCTTATCCGAAATGCTTGTCCCGTGA
- a CDS encoding lipocalin-like domain-containing protein: protein MRATENHPGLLSDATSAPESGRAIAYSTMFAYTGRYEVSEGSVTHHVDSAWNPNWVGTEQKHIFQIDGDPLILRTPRISSDGAHVFLELTWKPDAG, encoded by the coding sequence ATACGCGCGACCGAGAATCATCCGGGCCTTTTAAGCGACGCGACCAGCGCGCCCGAAAGCGGGCGCGCCATCGCGTATTCTACCATGTTCGCCTATACTGGCCGTTATGAGGTGTCGGAAGGCAGCGTTACCCATCACGTCGATAGCGCGTGGAATCCCAACTGGGTCGGCACCGAGCAAAAACATATATTCCAGATTGATGGCGATCCGCTCATTCTGCGCACGCCGCGGATTTCGAGTGACGGCGCCCATGTGTTTCTGGAGCTGACCTGGAAGCCCGACGCGGGGTAG
- a CDS encoding polymer-forming cytoskeletal protein, protein MSDEQSRTTPSRGLTVCAGVRVVGVVNVEIAHILGVVEGNVNARSVCISESAEVTGDVLYEKLVFDEGVTLDGQCRRNTGGARTVPKLYTAADG, encoded by the coding sequence ATGAGCGACGAACAATCTCGGACGACCCCCAGCCGCGGCCTGACCGTTTGCGCCGGGGTCCGGGTGGTCGGCGTGGTCAATGTCGAGATTGCGCACATCCTCGGCGTGGTTGAGGGCAACGTCAATGCACGCTCAGTGTGCATCTCCGAAAGCGCCGAAGTGACCGGTGATGTGCTTTACGAGAAGTTGGTCTTCGACGAGGGTGTGACGCTAGATGGGCAATGTCGCCGCAACACGGGCGGCGCCAGGACCGTGCCGAAACTCTATACTGCCGCGGATGGCTGA
- the map gene encoding type I methionyl aminopeptidase — translation MKKATSNIAGLDSSTRPEELRRSEDGRAVRIHGEEAFNGMHRAGRLAAEVLDFIAPHVVPGVTTGLLDTLCHNFIVEHDAVPAPLNYRGFPKSICTSVNHVVCHGIPDDAKKLGKGDIINIDITVILDGWHGDTSRMFWLGEVPRKAARLTNVTYEAMMLGIAAVRPGATLGDIGHAIQNHAERHRCSVVRDFCGHGIGRLFHDVPSVLHYGRPGSGMTLQEGMLFTIEPMINLGRHETKILGDSWTAVTKDRSLSAQFEHTVAVTADGHEIFTLSPAGLYQPPYG, via the coding sequence ATGAAGAAAGCGACGTCAAACATAGCCGGGTTGGACTCGAGCACGCGACCGGAAGAGCTTCGGCGCAGCGAAGACGGGCGTGCTGTCCGTATCCACGGTGAGGAAGCCTTCAACGGTATGCACAGGGCTGGTCGCCTGGCCGCCGAGGTTCTGGACTTCATCGCACCGCACGTGGTGCCGGGTGTGACCACGGGCCTCCTCGATACACTGTGTCACAATTTCATCGTTGAGCACGACGCCGTGCCAGCGCCCCTGAACTACCGCGGCTTTCCCAAGTCCATCTGCACGTCGGTCAACCATGTAGTCTGCCACGGCATTCCAGACGACGCCAAGAAGTTGGGTAAGGGCGATATCATCAATATCGATATTACGGTCATTCTCGACGGTTGGCACGGCGACACCAGCCGCATGTTCTGGCTTGGCGAAGTGCCGCGCAAGGCTGCGCGGCTGACCAACGTGACCTACGAGGCGATGATGCTGGGAATCGCTGCCGTGCGCCCCGGCGCCACCCTTGGTGACATCGGTCATGCCATTCAGAACCATGCCGAGAGGCACCGTTGTTCGGTGGTGCGCGATTTTTGCGGCCACGGTATCGGCCGCCTCTTTCACGACGTGCCAAGCGTTCTCCATTACGGCCGCCCCGGCAGCGGCATGACGCTACAGGAAGGCATGTTGTTCACCATCGAGCCAATGATCAATCTCGGCCGCCACGAAACAAAGATCCTCGGCGACAGTTGGACGGCCGTGACCAAGGACCGCTCGCTGTCGGCGCAGTTTGAGCACACGGTCGCCGTAACCGCCGATGGCCACGAGATTTTTACCCTCTCGCCAGCCGGTCTCTACCAACCACCCTATGGGTGA
- a CDS encoding adenosylcobalamin-dependent ribonucleoside-diphosphate reductase — MSIAITPISHQIWDMKYRLKRADGEAMDGTLDDSWWRVARALAAPELDVEGWAERFHAALQDFRFLPGGRIMAGAGSERKVTLVNCFVMGDVADDMAGIFESLKESALTLQQGGGIGLDFSELRPRGAPVHGVGADSSGPVSFMRVWDAMCRTIMSAGHRRGAMMATLACNHPDIEAFIDAKRQSGTLSMFNLSVLVSDAFLDAVARDGPWNLAFGGVTWRTVSARALWERIMRATYSYAEPGVIFIDRVNQRNPLHYLENIRSANPCGEQPLPSYGACLLGSINLAKLVNRPFTDEAKIDFSELESLVTVSVRMLDNAIDNSRYPLPEQEREAVAKRRIGLGITGLADALIMCGARYGGTKAVALTEQWMTVFQRAAYLASSALAQEKGVFPLFDVEEHLAGEFVAGLEQEVRQAIADHGLRNAVITSVAPTGTVSLLADNVSSGIEPVYAFTFQRTMLMPDGSNRSLAVSDHAYRQYREMFGEEAPLTGAFVDAQSLVPADHLIMQATVQRYIDSAISKTINCAEAISFEDFASIYTRAYELGCKGCTTYRPNAITGAVLEAGEGSPAGDQAELPLESLAVRPADEFDAGGAATMTKPLDRPEELPGCTYKLRWPETEHALYITINDIIQDGHRRPFEIFANSKNMEHYAWTAGLMRMISAVFRRGGDVSFVVGELKAVFDPRGGQWMGGTYVPSLLAAIGDIIERHMFAIGFLGQASAAENAPALAPSSRACPRCARRTLVRQENCDNCTACGYSKCD; from the coding sequence ATGAGCATCGCTATCACTCCAATATCCCATCAGATATGGGACATGAAATATCGACTCAAGCGGGCCGATGGCGAGGCCATGGATGGCACTCTCGACGACAGCTGGTGGCGCGTGGCGCGAGCCTTAGCGGCGCCGGAATTGGATGTCGAGGGCTGGGCTGAGCGCTTTCATGCGGCGTTGCAAGATTTCCGCTTCCTGCCGGGCGGTCGCATCATGGCCGGTGCTGGCAGTGAGCGCAAAGTGACGCTCGTCAACTGTTTTGTTATGGGCGACGTGGCCGATGATATGGCAGGAATTTTTGAATCCCTTAAGGAATCGGCGCTGACCTTGCAGCAGGGCGGTGGCATCGGTCTTGATTTTTCCGAACTGAGGCCGCGCGGTGCGCCGGTGCATGGGGTTGGCGCGGATTCCTCGGGTCCGGTTTCCTTCATGCGCGTCTGGGACGCCATGTGCCGCACCATCATGAGCGCCGGCCATCGCCGCGGTGCCATGATGGCCACGCTGGCCTGTAATCATCCGGACATCGAGGCCTTCATCGACGCCAAACGCCAAAGCGGCACGCTGTCCATGTTCAATCTCTCGGTTCTGGTCAGCGATGCCTTTCTGGATGCGGTGGCGCGCGATGGGCCCTGGAACCTAGCTTTCGGCGGCGTTACCTGGCGTACTGTGTCTGCTCGCGCCTTATGGGAGCGCATCATGCGCGCGACCTACAGCTATGCCGAGCCAGGTGTTATTTTTATTGATCGGGTAAATCAACGCAACCCACTGCACTACCTAGAGAATATTCGCTCTGCAAATCCATGTGGCGAGCAGCCGCTGCCAAGCTATGGAGCATGCTTGCTTGGCTCAATTAATCTTGCAAAATTGGTTAATAGGCCATTTACTGATGAAGCGAAAATCGATTTTTCTGAGCTTGAATCTCTGGTTACCGTGTCCGTACGCATGCTCGATAATGCGATCGATAATTCGCGTTATCCTTTGCCGGAGCAGGAGCGGGAGGCGGTGGCCAAAAGGCGCATTGGGCTCGGCATTACTGGGCTTGCCGATGCCTTGATCATGTGTGGGGCTCGCTATGGCGGGACCAAGGCGGTGGCACTCACCGAGCAGTGGATGACGGTCTTTCAACGCGCTGCCTATCTGGCTTCCTCGGCGCTGGCTCAGGAAAAGGGTGTCTTTCCGCTGTTCGATGTGGAGGAGCACCTGGCCGGTGAGTTCGTAGCCGGGCTAGAGCAGGAGGTGCGCCAGGCGATAGCCGACCACGGCCTGCGCAATGCCGTGATCACCTCGGTGGCGCCGACGGGCACGGTCTCTTTGCTGGCCGATAACGTTTCTTCGGGAATTGAACCCGTCTACGCGTTCACCTTCCAGCGCACCATGCTGATGCCCGATGGCAGCAATCGCTCTCTGGCGGTGAGCGACCATGCCTATCGCCAATATCGCGAGATGTTCGGCGAGGAGGCGCCGTTGACCGGCGCTTTCGTCGATGCCCAGTCACTGGTGCCGGCCGATCATCTGATCATGCAGGCGACAGTGCAGCGTTATATCGACAGCGCCATCTCGAAAACTATCAACTGCGCGGAGGCAATCTCTTTCGAGGATTTTGCATCAATCTATACGCGGGCATACGAGCTCGGCTGCAAGGGCTGTACTACCTATCGCCCCAATGCCATTACCGGTGCGGTTCTGGAGGCGGGAGAGGGTAGCCCCGCGGGCGATCAAGCGGAGTTGCCCCTCGAATCGCTAGCTGTGCGCCCTGCTGACGAATTCGATGCCGGCGGCGCCGCGACCATGACAAAGCCCCTCGACCGTCCGGAGGAGCTGCCCGGCTGCACCTACAAGCTGCGCTGGCCGGAGACCGAGCACGCCCTCTATATTACCATCAACGACATCATCCAGGATGGTCACCGCCGACCCTTCGAGATTTTTGCCAATTCCAAGAACATGGAGCATTATGCCTGGACCGCCGGGCTGATGCGTATGATCAGCGCCGTTTTCCGCCGAGGAGGCGACGTCTCTTTCGTGGTCGGTGAACTGAAGGCGGTGTTCGATCCGCGCGGCGGGCAGTGGATGGGCGGCACCTATGTGCCTTCACTGTTGGCAGCAATCGGCGATATCATCGAGCGTCACATGTTCGCCATCGGCTTTCTCGGTCAGGCGTCCGCCGCTGAGAATGCGCCTGCCTTGGCGCCATCGTCGCGGGCTTGCCCGCGCTGCGCCCGCCGCACCCTGGTGCGTCAAGAGAATTGCGACAATTGTACGGCCTGCGGTTATTCGAAGTGCGATTGA
- the glmU gene encoding bifunctional UDP-N-acetylglucosamine diphosphorylase/glucosamine-1-phosphate N-acetyltransferase GlmU: protein MTNKNSAPLAIVVLAAGKGTRMRSALPKVLHPLAGLPLVGHVLAMAEALVPERRLVVVSEAQVGAAVSPWPSVVQELQEGTGHAVMQAGDALSGFTGDVLVLYGDTPLLEVETLTALLDARRSATAAAAVLGFRPADPGLYGRLVCDDNGKLERIVEARDADAAILALDLCNSGVMALDGGPLPGLLARLDNNNAKGEYYLTDIVAISAADGRQSVVLEAAEESLLGVDSRADLAVAEAVIQTRLRARAMASGATLTDPASTFLSHDTVLEQDVTVGPNVVFGPGVHIGAGSEILAFCHLEGVMVAAGARIGPFARLRPGTRLGEGARIGNFVETKAAEIAAGAKVNHLSYVGDASVGAGANIGAGTITCNYDGFSKHRTEIGAGAFIGSNTALVAPVSIGDGAMVGAGSTVTKDVEADALAVARGEQRDIPDGAARFRRQRKD, encoded by the coding sequence ATGACCAACAAGAACTCTGCTCCGCTCGCTATCGTGGTGCTTGCCGCAGGCAAGGGCACGCGCATGCGCTCCGCCCTGCCCAAGGTGCTGCATCCGCTTGCCGGCTTGCCGCTGGTTGGTCACGTGCTGGCGATGGCTGAGGCTCTGGTGCCAGAGCGCCGCTTGGTAGTAGTGAGCGAAGCCCAAGTAGGGGCCGCTGTCTCGCCTTGGCCGAGCGTGGTGCAGGAGTTACAGGAGGGAACCGGCCACGCCGTCATGCAGGCGGGCGATGCGCTCAGCGGTTTTACTGGCGATGTGCTGGTGCTATACGGCGATACGCCGTTACTTGAGGTGGAGACGCTGACGGCACTGCTCGATGCGCGCCGTAGCGCCACCGCTGCGGCGGCTGTGCTGGGCTTCCGCCCAGCCGATCCCGGGCTCTACGGCCGTCTGGTCTGCGACGATAACGGAAAGCTTGAGCGCATCGTCGAGGCACGCGACGCCGATGCTGCGATACTTGCGCTCGATCTCTGCAATTCCGGTGTTATGGCGCTCGACGGCGGGCCCCTACCGGGACTGCTGGCGCGACTCGACAATAACAATGCCAAGGGCGAATACTATCTGACAGACATCGTTGCCATCTCCGCTGCAGACGGGCGCCAATCCGTAGTGCTCGAAGCGGCAGAAGAGTCCCTGCTCGGCGTCGATAGCCGTGCCGACCTGGCGGTGGCGGAAGCAGTGATCCAGACTCGTTTGCGCGCACGGGCTATGGCCAGCGGCGCCACCTTGACCGACCCAGCAAGCACCTTCTTGAGCCACGACACCGTGCTTGAGCAGGATGTGACGGTCGGTCCTAACGTGGTTTTTGGTCCGGGCGTTCATATTGGCGCCGGCAGCGAGATCCTGGCGTTCTGCCATTTGGAAGGGGTGATGGTCGCGGCAGGTGCGCGCATTGGTCCCTTCGCCCGCTTACGCCCCGGCACGCGGCTTGGTGAGGGCGCACGGATCGGTAATTTCGTCGAGACCAAGGCGGCCGAGATCGCCGCCGGTGCTAAGGTCAACCACCTCAGTTATGTCGGCGATGCCAGCGTCGGCGCTGGCGCTAATATTGGCGCCGGCACCATTACGTGCAATTACGATGGCTTCTCCAAGCATCGTACGGAGATTGGCGCCGGCGCCTTTATCGGTTCAAACACCGCGTTGGTGGCGCCTGTGAGCATCGGAGACGGCGCCATGGTCGGCGCCGGCAGCACCGTGACGAAGGATGTTGAGGCAGATGCCCTGGCGGTGGCGCGGGGAGAGCAGCGCGACATCCCCGATGGTGCTGCCCGGTTTCGCCGCCAGCGAAAGGACTGA